ACTATTCGATCTCTGGGTTGCAATTCCAAATCCATTAACTCGGGCAACAATCTAAGTATTATTTCTTTGCTGAAAAGTGGAAGGTAGATCTTTTTACGTACAATTTATTGACCTGAAACCTTCTGCAGTATTACCATGTATTAGATTATATGTACCTATACCTAGACACAAAGTACTTAAGTTGGGTACTGCAGGAAAATTGATCGAACCATCGAATatatataccacatatttaCAAGAAAATCTCaagacttgaaaaaaaaaaattacgtacAGTACTACTACTTGATCAATAACGACGTCCGTACGTACAGATACATGCACGAGGAAGCGATCGATCAATATATTTGTACGTGGAAGAATAATttcaagatgcatgcatgcGATATATAATTCCAAGTATATAATGTTATACTTTTAACCGCATGGTTTTTGTCCACAATTTAGACAAATATCATGTGATGATTGTGGATGCaggtttaatttaattatattctcTTGTTCTCTCCACTGTCGTTGGATGTGCCAAAGATCATCATGTGTAGTACTCTAGCTGATGACTGATGATCAGAGATTTTATATAcagattattttaatttataaaacattttctttttcttagatttttctttttccttgcaGTTTATAATTTGTACTTAGGACAAGATTTCCAGCTAGCAGGACTCATGAGCTTGTATGTGTAGTTTGATGATCTCCCATGGTAGTACCCCAACTTCCACATAGGAGCCACGTCGGGGCGGCATACCCTGATGAGTATGTCCGTGTAGTGACTTTTGTTTGTATTCATAACAAGTTACAAAGGTTAGGTTTGCATTAGATTAAGGGGACctttattctttatattataaatctacaGATTTTTCATATTCTCTAGGGTTTAGGTGGTGGGCCACTGACACCATGTGCCTGCATGTGCTGTGTCTTTCTCTCGAAGGCCCACCACTCCTCTTCGTTGAGAACATAAATTTGGTTTCTGCACGTTCTTCACTTTCtcattcatctctctctctctctctctctctctctctctctctgattctAATACATTTTCTTGGATCTGGAGACACTCCGGAAAACTTGTTTCTCGTATACTCCTAATGAGTTTCTCTCTTATTAACTAGTAGAAGAATTTCCCTGATCATCTGCAAGGTAAGTAGTACTGCAAGTTTTATTGATGTTTGTAATTAGTctattactctttttattttttattccttctCTAAAAACCCTAGTTACCAGGCAATATATATCTGCCAGCATCCTAATTCTCTGAAACCATTAATTTGATGAAAGTCCTACCCATATTGCTTTCTTTCATTCTGCAGAATGCGCAGTCCCAGCTCACTCAAGCAAGAATTCCTTAAAAGATGGATGAGAGGTCTTCAAAGATGCACTTCTTCAAAGAAAGACATGAACGTCTTGGAGAGAAAGAAGGTTATAAAGTTGTCCGCCGATCTAGCCATTGCTTCTGCTAGAAATGGGACAACATCATGGAGCCGTGCCCTCATTGCCAATGCTTCAAGAGACAATGATAACAGAATCCTGGCCGAGAGAATCTTGGGCCCGGAGtctgatattttgataaaaagAGTTTCAACTTCTGTGGGTACTGTGAGTTGCAACAGGAAGATTAGAAGCAAGAAGATCTTGAAAAGGAGCTGTAATAGTGTCCGTAGAGTCAGAAAAGGTACTCATCTTCCTCAAAAGGTTCTTGCGAAATCTATTGCAAAGAGACTGGTTCAGAAGAGAACACAAATTCTCAAGAGACTTGTGCCGGGTGGAGAATTTATGGATGAGCTATCTTTGATTGAAGAAACCCTTGATTATATCGCATATCTGAGGGCTCAAGTTGATGTCATGCGATGTATTGCTAGTGCCACCGAGCTTATAAATCGTAATAACGATTAACTCACAACAtcgttatattatattatatatatatcttcttttttttcctttaatttattcTCATTTTGCAAGATGACTAGATATGAATATTGGAGGAAACAAGATGGTATAGTAAAGGCAATGTACAGATCGATGAATCATATCATGTAAGTCATTCCAAagcccttttttttaaaaaaaaaaacaaaattcctcTTCTTTTCCGTGTCAATATTATGGCAGCTTATAATCTGCTGCATTAAGTCTGAGTTCGTAACTTCGTATCTCCTCGATCCTTAatttctagctagctagctgctactGAAAAGCCACTgcacttttatttcttttatttttcatggaaaATAAAACGATAATAACGATATGATCCTAACGACTAACGAAAATCAAACTCAAAACATACTTTGTgcaaaaataatctaaaatacTTATGATGATTTGAATCAAGTATGACGTACCCAGATATGTACCTACAATAGCTTTTATTACAGCGATACTTCTTaggttaattttattaataattaaagtaATGCGTTTGGTACGTTTCTGAGTGCAATTTAATTAAGgttgaggaaaaataaataaataaataaaattgatgatgtGCTTCCAATTGTGGCATTTCTTACACAGGCTGTGCGATTCTACGTACTCTGCCAGTTTTGGGCAAGAATTAAACTGAGGTACGTCCAGACTCGAGCGTTTTTGAGCCATATAAGCGAGAAAATCAAGATAGCTTCTGATTCCATA
This genomic window from Carya illinoinensis cultivar Pawnee chromosome 7, C.illinoinensisPawnee_v1, whole genome shotgun sequence contains:
- the LOC122315206 gene encoding transcription factor IBH1-like 1; protein product: MRSPSSLKQEFLKRWMRGLQRCTSSKKDMNVLERKKVIKLSADLAIASARNGTTSWSRALIANASRDNDNRILAERILGPESDILIKRVSTSVGTVSCNRKIRSKKILKRSCNSVRRVRKGTHLPQKVLAKSIAKRLVQKRTQILKRLVPGGEFMDELSLIEETLDYIAYLRAQVDVMRCIASATELINHMNIGGNKMV